A single Nomia melanderi isolate GNS246 chromosome 13, iyNomMela1, whole genome shotgun sequence DNA region contains:
- the LOC116431482 gene encoding serine protease snk isoform X2, whose product MALRLNVLTVFLLILLASTVSAKDETPGEKDRFGHPKAKSVRMCEEYGRQSSVDTSVISPLTSNPTAITLNTTTCMPVNRLVVGGVTATPNEFPHMVAMGKKTDEGFKIACGASLIAPEWILTAAHCTHGGSTDILIGYHDLRNTKGGISTTINETVRHPEYKPPSLYNDIALIKLNKVIQFNNRIKPACLYETYERVPAKAWISGWGNLEFLGESSNTLQKAELEIIDNIKCALRHTDSLRLPNGITPDMICAGAPSEKWSKDTCQGDSGGPLQIIHPNNNCLFQLVGVTSFGLGCAFDNMPAVYTKVSHYINWIEDIVWPTA is encoded by the exons ATGGCACTGCGACTGAACGTGCTCACAGTGTTCCTTCTGATCCTCCTGGCGTCAACGGTGTCCGCGAAGG ATGAGACTCCTGGTGAAAAAGATAGATTTGGACACCCGAAAGCAAAGTCAGTGCGCA TGTGCGAGGAATATGGAAGACAAAGTTCAGTCGACACGTCGGTGATATCGCCCTTAACGTCAAATCCAACTGCAATCACGTTGAACACTACAACCTGCATGCCGGTGAACCGACTTGTCGTCGGAGGTGTCACTGCTACTCCTAATGAGTTCCCTCACATGGTTGCTATGGGTAAAAAAACCGATGAAGGATTCAAAATTGCCTGTGGCGCTTCGCTGATCGCACCGGAGTGGATACTCACCGCAGCACACTGCACTCACGGAGG TTCCACAGATATACTGATCGGTTACCACGATTTGCGGAACACTAAAGGCGGCATTTCGACGACGATTAATGAAACGGTGCGCCATCCGGAATACAAACCTCCAAGTCTGTACAACGACATAGCTCTCATAAAGTTGAACAAGGTTATACAATTCAATAATCGTATCAAGCCTGCTTGTTTGTACGAAACGTATGAGAGAGTACCTGCGAAAGCCTGGATCAGTGGCTGGGGTAATTTAGAATTCT TGGGTGAATCCAGTAATACGTTGCAAAAGGCTGAGCTGGAAATTATTGATAACATCAAATGTGCATTGAGACACACTGACTCACTGCGATTGCCCAATGGAATCACACCGGATATGATCTGCGCCGGGGCACCTTCAGAGAAATGGTCTAAAGACACTTGCCAAGGAGACTCAGGAGGACcattgcaaataattcaccCGAACAATAACTGCCTGTTCCAGTTAGTCGGCGTGACCAGCTTCGGACTCGGTTGTGCTTTTGATAACATGCCTGCAGTGTACACAAAGGTCTCGCATTATATTAATTGGATAGAGGATATCGTTTGGCCGACAGCTTGA
- the LOC116431482 gene encoding clotting factor G beta subunit isoform X1, protein MALRLNVLTVFLLILLASTVSAKGNSKKKKKPQRTVTLSDNINKNPFLQNTLSDNKDRNSSHLGDGATVNGNVFLSHSTKLPPSSQSNNGGKPGQVSSGSDGATANGNVFLTHSTKLPPSSQSNNGGKPGQVAHNTNPFLKEVLSGGTRAPTPFVSNTESNRNPVTEKISYTDETPGEKDRFGHPKAKSVRMCEEYGRQSSVDTSVISPLTSNPTAITLNTTTCMPVNRLVVGGVTATPNEFPHMVAMGKKTDEGFKIACGASLIAPEWILTAAHCTHGGSTDILIGYHDLRNTKGGISTTINETVRHPEYKPPSLYNDIALIKLNKVIQFNNRIKPACLYETYERVPAKAWISGWGNLEFLGESSNTLQKAELEIIDNIKCALRHTDSLRLPNGITPDMICAGAPSEKWSKDTCQGDSGGPLQIIHPNNNCLFQLVGVTSFGLGCAFDNMPAVYTKVSHYINWIEDIVWPTA, encoded by the exons ATGGCACTGCGACTGAACGTGCTCACAGTGTTCCTTCTGATCCTCCTGGCGTCAACGGTGTCCGCGAAGG GgaattcaaagaaaaagaaaaagcccCAACGTACAGTAACGTTAAGCGATAACATTAACAAAAACCCGTTCCTACAGAACACACTAAGCGATAATAAAGATAGGAACTCGTCTCACCTGGGCGATGGTGCGACTGTGAATGGGAACGTATTCTTGTCACATTCTACTAAGCTGCCACCTTCTTCGCAGTCTAACAATGGTGGAAAGCCTGGTCAGGTTTCGTCTGGAAGTGATGGTGCGACTGCGAATGGGAACGTATTCTTGACACATTCTACTAAGCTGCCACCTTCTTCGCAGTCTAACAATGGTGGGAAGCCTGGTCAGGTTGCTCACAATACTAATCCTTTCTTAAAAGAAGTGCTTAGTGGAGGTACACGTGCCCCCACGCCTTTTGTAAGTAACACTGAAAGTAACAGGAATCCAGTCACTGAGAAGATATCGTACACAGATGAGACTCCTGGTGAAAAAGATAGATTTGGACACCCGAAAGCAAAGTCAGTGCGCA TGTGCGAGGAATATGGAAGACAAAGTTCAGTCGACACGTCGGTGATATCGCCCTTAACGTCAAATCCAACTGCAATCACGTTGAACACTACAACCTGCATGCCGGTGAACCGACTTGTCGTCGGAGGTGTCACTGCTACTCCTAATGAGTTCCCTCACATGGTTGCTATGGGTAAAAAAACCGATGAAGGATTCAAAATTGCCTGTGGCGCTTCGCTGATCGCACCGGAGTGGATACTCACCGCAGCACACTGCACTCACGGAGG TTCCACAGATATACTGATCGGTTACCACGATTTGCGGAACACTAAAGGCGGCATTTCGACGACGATTAATGAAACGGTGCGCCATCCGGAATACAAACCTCCAAGTCTGTACAACGACATAGCTCTCATAAAGTTGAACAAGGTTATACAATTCAATAATCGTATCAAGCCTGCTTGTTTGTACGAAACGTATGAGAGAGTACCTGCGAAAGCCTGGATCAGTGGCTGGGGTAATTTAGAATTCT TGGGTGAATCCAGTAATACGTTGCAAAAGGCTGAGCTGGAAATTATTGATAACATCAAATGTGCATTGAGACACACTGACTCACTGCGATTGCCCAATGGAATCACACCGGATATGATCTGCGCCGGGGCACCTTCAGAGAAATGGTCTAAAGACACTTGCCAAGGAGACTCAGGAGGACcattgcaaataattcaccCGAACAATAACTGCCTGTTCCAGTTAGTCGGCGTGACCAGCTTCGGACTCGGTTGTGCTTTTGATAACATGCCTGCAGTGTACACAAAGGTCTCGCATTATATTAATTGGATAGAGGATATCGTTTGGCCGACAGCTTGA
- the LOC116431486 gene encoding palmitoyltransferase ZDHHC16A, which yields MLRKMVKIKWSLTNTPNILKHHLKQKWWHFQITIKSLFYNDFLNWSYVCDILLDPIFWFVEMFVACLGPVFVILVSLLTANIVYVAYYIGLPYWWEKSPTMTVILLLIGNWLLVNVCFHYYMGVNVPAGYPPRSGLIPEAVSICKKCIKPKPPRTHHCSACNRCILKMDHHCPWLNNCVGHYNHRYFFQYMAFTVLGVLFVMLFGVEIAYQEFFPAQDPELDGHPVRINNSEIIPVVIFRSILINKNSMIELL from the exons ATGTTAAGGAAAATGGTTAAAATAAAGTGGTCGTTGACAAACACTCCAAATATTCTTAA gcATCACTTAAAACAGAAATGGTGGcattttcaaattacaataaaatctttgttctacaatgattttttaaattggaGTTATGTTTGTGATATTCTTTTGGATCCCATATTTTGGTTTGTAGAGATGTTCGTCGCCTGTTTAGGACCG GTATTTGTAATATTGGTAAGCCTTTTAACTGCAAATATCGTATACGTTGCATATTACATTGGTCTACCATATTGGTGGGAGAAGAGTCCAACAATGACAGTAATCCTTCTGTTGATCGGAAATTGGCTGTTAGTAAATGTATGTTTTCATTATTACATGGGTGTGAACGTTCCAGCTGGTTACCCACCGCGAAGTGGCCTTATTCCAGAGGCTGTGAGcatttgtaaaaaatgtattaaaccaAAACCACCTAGAACTCATCATTGCTCTGCATGCAATAGGTGCATTCTCAAAATGGATCATCATTGTC CATGGTTGAATAACTGTGTTGGTCATTACAATCACCGATACTTTTTCCAGTACATGGCTTTCACGGTGTTAGGtgttttatttgttatgttGTTTGGAGTCGAAATAGCATACCAAGAATTTTTTCCTGCGCAAGATCCAGAGCTGGATGGACATCCTGTACGGATCAATAACTCTGAGATCATTCCTGTGGTAATTTTTAGATCTAttctaataaacaaaaattctatgATAGAATTACTATAG